The following nucleotide sequence is from Halomonas chromatireducens.
GAGAGACTCAATGCATCAGGAATCGACGCAGGAATAGCAACACTACTGACTTGCCAGGAAAACCGCTCCTAGAATATCAACATCAACAGGCCAATGACGACGACCAGACCAATGAGAAAGATGATACCGGCAGTACTAGCCAAGAATTTCAACATGATTACCTCCGTGTACAGGTATTTTTCCTAAGGTTTTATTGCAAATGAAAAATTTTCTTGCCTTCCCTCTGTGCGCGTATTCCTCTTGCTATCTGCTACCTGCCATTACGTAACAAAACTCAGACTTACACATTAATGACTTTTAAACGTTTTTGTTAACTTCCTGATACTCCACGCTTTGCTATAGGAAGACTCAGTAAGGAAAAACATAGTTGCAACTCCGACCTTATTGCAAGCTTGCCATGCTCTGGTACATCTTTTTTTTCGCCTTTTACAACGCTACCCACCGAGCGAGCCGCTGGAATATGGCATCATGGGGAATACCCCCGAACAAGGCAAACCCGACAAATGGCTTCGAAGGCAACGATTCACAAGGCCCAGCTGCAGATTGCTGACATGGATCGACATTACTATGCAGACCACTCGCTGACCGTAGCACGCCACCCCTCAGAAACCGACGAACGCATGATGGTGCGGTTGCTGGCGTTTTCACGCCATGCAACCGAGTCCTTGGCTTTCGGCCGGGGCCTCAGTACCGATGACGAGCCGGACCTCTGGGTGAAGGACCTGACCGGGGCCATCGAGCACTGGATACAGCTCGGCCAGCCTGATGAAAAAGATATTCGCAAGGCCTGCGGCCGTGCTCGCCAGGTCACGCTCTATACCTACAGTGGGCATGGCGCAGCGCTTTGGTGGGAGCAGCATCACACCAAGCTCGCCGCCCTTCCCAATCTGTCAGTGATCGATGTCGACACCGCATCGGTTCAAGCATTGGCTGAATTGGCGGCAAGGAGCATGTCGCTGAACTGCACCATTCAGGATGGCATGCTCTGGCTGGCCAGCCCCGAGCAGTCGGTGGAAGTGACACTCAGCGAACGCCAGCGAGCGAAATGAAGCGGAGCCCGCCCCGCCGGCTCCATCCATGGCCAACGGCTCAATAGAGACGCAGACCGACGCGCGTAACCTTGTTGCCTTCCATTTCGCCAACCACCCAGTGTATGCCGTGCCAGTCCACGTCATCCCCTACGACCGGGTGACCACCAACTCTCAGGGAGACGAACTCCCCCAGGGTCATGTCACTTTCCCCAGGGCTCAGGGTCAAGCCATAGACGCCTGCGATATC
It contains:
- a CDS encoding YaeQ family protein, giving the protein MASKATIHKAQLQIADMDRHYYADHSLTVARHPSETDERMMVRLLAFSRHATESLAFGRGLSTDDEPDLWVKDLTGAIEHWIQLGQPDEKDIRKACGRARQVTLYTYSGHGAALWWEQHHTKLAALPNLSVIDVDTASVQALAELAARSMSLNCTIQDGMLWLASPEQSVEVTLSERQRAK